The genomic interval CTTTGCGCATGAGTTCGGACATATCATTGCGGCAAAAGTCGTGGGGCTTCGTACGTCTCCGCCTATTTTCATCCCGTTTTTGGGTGCAATGGTGCATTTAAAAAGGCAGCCGGTCAATGCGAAAATGACTGCAAATATTGCGATCGGAGGTCCGGCAATGGGAGCACTCAGCGCGCTGGTTTGCATTGCTTGTTATTTTTGGACGGATCAAAAACTGTGGCTGACTTTGGCTTATATTGCCTGCATTTTAAATTTGTTTAATTTGATTCCAAGTGAGCCTTTAGACGGAGGGAAAATCGTCGTTGCCATTTCACCGCATTTTTGGTGGCTGGGTACGATGATGATTGGTTTATTATTTTTTTATACCTATAATATGTTAATTTTCATCATATTTCTTTTTTCTTTATCGAGGGTATGGAAGATCAATCGTACAAACTATACGGAAACTTATTATCAGATCAGCCGAAAAAAAAGATGGATGGTCTTTAGCTGGTATATAGGATTAATTGCAGTTTTAGGGATTGCGACTTTGTATATATGGGAATTACTATGATAGAATGGTTTTTCTGTAAATTTTATGATTGCAAAAAAAGGTTTTTTAATAAAAATGTCTAAAGATATAACGTTATGAGGGATTTTGTATTTTTTTGAGTTAAGGGGGTCTTGTCACCGTTGATACATATGAGTGAAATTTCGAAAGTATACGAAAATGGTTCACTGGCACTGAACAATATTAATATTGATATTGAAAAAGGAGAGTTTGTTTTTCTTGTTGGTTCGAGTGGTGCTGGTAAATCTACTTTTATAAAAATGTTGTTTCGTGAGGTATTACCATCGAAAGGGCAGTTGATCGTAAACGGTCGTAATGTGATGACCATGAAAGAGGAAGAAGTACCGTATTTAAGACGTGGATTGGGAATCGTGTTTCAGGATTATCGTCTTTTGCCGGATAAAACGGTATATGAAAATGTTGCGTTTGCAATGCAGGTAATTGAAGCACCGCGTCGTGAGATGCAAAAACGTGTAAACAGTGTGCTCGATCTTGTTGGTTTACGTGATAAACTTAAAAGTTTACCGTCTCAGTTATCGGGTGGTGAGCAGCAGCGGGTAGCGATCGCGCGGGCGATTGTGAATAATCCGATGGTTGTAATTGCCGATGAACCGACTGGTAACTTAGATCCGGAGACGTCTTGGGACATCATGAAAATTTTTGAACGGGTAAATAAATCAGGTACGACAATCGTTATGGCAACGCATGATAAAACGATCGTCGATACAATGCAAAAAAGGGTAATTGCGATTGAAGATGGCTGTATTGTTCGCGACGAAGTGAAGGGAGCATACGGCTATGAAGATTAGAACTTGGGAATATTTTATTCGGGAAGTATTTATTTCTTTAAAACGCAACAATTGGATGACCTTTGCATCGATTAGTACAGTTGCAGTGTCTTTACTGATTTTAGGATTGTTTTTAATCATGGTATTGAACCTGAATAATATGGCGACAGCGCTTGAATCGCAGGTGCAAATTAATGTATATTTGCATGATGATTTAAGTGATGAGAAAATGGAAGCCATTGGTGAGAAGATTCAAAAGATTTCCGGTGTGGAAGAAGTTCAATTTGTTACGAAGAAAGAAGCCATGGAAAGGTTTAAACAGCGTCTAGGTGATCAGCAGGGATTGCTGACTGCATTGGGTGAGGTAAATCCACTGCCAAATGCCTTTGAAGTTAAATTAAACTCTCCTGAGCATGTAAAAGCTGCGGCAGATGCAATCAATACATATGAGGGTGTCGAGAATGCAAAATTTGGACAAGAAGTGATTGATCAATTGTTTGAATTAACAAAGATGATTCGAATTTTTGGGTTCGTGATTATTGTGTTTTTAGCCTTCGCGACAATATTTATTATTTCCAATACGATTCGTTTAACCGTATTTGCGAGACGGAAAGAGATTGGCATTATGAAATATGTGGGGGCGACGGATTGGTTTATTCGCTGGCCTTTCCTTATGGAAGGCATGGTGTTGGGATTTGTTGGTTCAATTGTAGCGACAATGGTACTGCGTAATTCTTATGGCGCGGTTGTAGCTAGAATCTACGAAACACTGACATTTTTGCCTTTAATTCCGGAACAGCCGTTTTTGGATCGGATCAGTATTTTGATGATTGTTGTTGGTACTGCAATTGGTGCCTTGGGAAGTACGATTTCGTTGAAACGGTTTATGAAAGTATAAGGAGAGGTTTTAATGAAAAATTTAAAACGTTATTGTACTACTTTAACCCTGCTATGTTTCGTTGGTTCTTTTTCCTTAACCGTTTTTGCGAATTCTCTTGACAATAAATTGAATGAAATACAAACACAGATGTCAGACCAAAAAGGTAAAGTCGACGATGCAAAAAAGCAAGTGGACAGCGTGTCTGAACAACTTAGAGTCTTGCAGCAGGATTTACAAACTGCAACCGATGAATATAAGGCAGTGAAGAAGCAACTCAATGATACAGAAGAAAAAATTGAGGAAAATAAAGAAATTTTAGCAAAAGCAGAAAAAGATTTGGCGAAGCGGATGAAGATTTTAAATAAACGAATTCGTGACATTTATGAAAATGGTCAAATCAGCTATGTCGATGTATTATTTGGGGCAAAAGATTTCAATGACTTTATGACGCGGATGGATTTATTAAAGCGTGTCATTAAACATGATTATGACTTGATTACAAAGATTCAAAGTGAACGTGCTTTGATTTTAGATAAAAAAGCCGAACTGGAACGCGATCAAGCGACTTTGAAAGAACTTGAGAAAGCCGCAGAAGAAAAAAGAAAACTAGTTGAAGCCAGTAAAGAGAAAAAAGAAAAAGTCCTAGATCAAGCGGTCAATGATCGTGATACGGCTGAACGTGCTTATCAAGAATTATTAGAGGCTTCAAAGCAGGTAGAGCAAATGATTCGTCAGAGTCGTTATCCGATCAGTGGTGGACAAGGCAGTGGTAAATCGACCGGCTCTATGATTTGGCCGATTGATGGGCCGATTACGTCTGAATATGGTTGGCGCACACATCCGATTTTTGGAACGTCTAAATATCATAGTGGAATTGATATCGGCGGAGATTATGGGATGCCAGTTCATGCAGCGGATGGTGGAGTGGTTATTTATGCTGGATGGATTAGTGGATATGGAAATGCAGTGATTATTGATCATGGAAATAGTGTATCTTCATTGTATGGGCATAATGAAAGCTTAGCTGTTAGTGAAGGACAAAGTGTTTCACAAGGCCAGGTAATTGCCTATTGTGGATCGACTGGCTATTCAACAGGGCCACATGTTCATTTTGAAGTACGGGAAAATGGTTCTCCGGTGAGCCCGTATAATTATTTACGTTAGTATAAATATGGCGTTTTTCGCATACGTTATAGCAATGTAGACGATAAGCGGAAAATAAAATTATAGAAAGCAACAGGATGTTAAGGGGAAAAATAACATTCTGTTGCTTTTTATAGCAGTGAATAGAGGTGGGGAAATGAGTAAAAAAAAGCTGATATTAGGATCTATATTCCTAGTCTTATTGACGATGTTTGCGACACTTTCAGGTGTTTATTACGTATTGGGGCTGAATCAATTTAAAGTTTCCAATACCGTTCGCTTTTTACATGCGTTAAGATTTATTGACAGCCAGTTTGTAAATGAAGTAAGTGAAAATAAATTAATTACAGGTGCGATTTCCGGAATGATGGCTTCCCTAGAGGATCCACATTCGATTTACTTAGATCCGCAAATGTATAAAGAATTAATGAGTCATACGGAAGGATCATTTGGCGGTGTCGGAATTGTAATGGGGGTAAAAGACAAAGTGCTTACCGTTGT from Massilibacillus massiliensis carries:
- a CDS encoding site-2 protease family protein, translated to MIFFAKNFCKRLMVLCMAAVALLKLHTTVTMFISIFISVLCYALPFDVYFAIGFVLLLFAHEFGHIIAAKVVGLRTSPPIFIPFLGAMVHLKRQPVNAKMTANIAIGGPAMGALSALVCIACYFWTDQKLWLTLAYIACILNLFNLIPSEPLDGGKIVVAISPHFWWLGTMMIGLLFFYTYNMLIFIIFLFSLSRVWKINRTNYTETYYQISRKKRWMVFSWYIGLIAVLGIATLYIWELL
- the ftsE gene encoding cell division ATP-binding protein FtsE, whose protein sequence is MSEISKVYENGSLALNNINIDIEKGEFVFLVGSSGAGKSTFIKMLFREVLPSKGQLIVNGRNVMTMKEEEVPYLRRGLGIVFQDYRLLPDKTVYENVAFAMQVIEAPRREMQKRVNSVLDLVGLRDKLKSLPSQLSGGEQQRVAIARAIVNNPMVVIADEPTGNLDPETSWDIMKIFERVNKSGTTIVMATHDKTIVDTMQKRVIAIEDGCIVRDEVKGAYGYED
- the ftsX gene encoding permease-like cell division protein FtsX, producing the protein MKIRTWEYFIREVFISLKRNNWMTFASISTVAVSLLILGLFLIMVLNLNNMATALESQVQINVYLHDDLSDEKMEAIGEKIQKISGVEEVQFVTKKEAMERFKQRLGDQQGLLTALGEVNPLPNAFEVKLNSPEHVKAAADAINTYEGVENAKFGQEVIDQLFELTKMIRIFGFVIIVFLAFATIFIISNTIRLTVFARRKEIGIMKYVGATDWFIRWPFLMEGMVLGFVGSIVATMVLRNSYGAVVARIYETLTFLPLIPEQPFLDRISILMIVVGTAIGALGSTISLKRFMKV
- a CDS encoding murein hydrolase activator EnvC family protein — protein: MKNLKRYCTTLTLLCFVGSFSLTVFANSLDNKLNEIQTQMSDQKGKVDDAKKQVDSVSEQLRVLQQDLQTATDEYKAVKKQLNDTEEKIEENKEILAKAEKDLAKRMKILNKRIRDIYENGQISYVDVLFGAKDFNDFMTRMDLLKRVIKHDYDLITKIQSERALILDKKAELERDQATLKELEKAAEEKRKLVEASKEKKEKVLDQAVNDRDTAERAYQELLEASKQVEQMIRQSRYPISGGQGSGKSTGSMIWPIDGPITSEYGWRTHPIFGTSKYHSGIDIGGDYGMPVHAADGGVVIYAGWISGYGNAVIIDHGNSVSSLYGHNESLAVSEGQSVSQGQVIAYCGSTGYSTGPHVHFEVRENGSPVSPYNYLR